A single genomic interval of Stieleria maiorica harbors:
- a CDS encoding BMC domain-containing protein, with the protein MAKSNEALGMIECKGFVSLVEAADAMLKAANVEFLGWDKVGSGLVSVFVSGDVAAVKAATDAGAAAAGRIGEVVSVQVIPRPHDDLSKVLKTSAPTAKK; encoded by the coding sequence ATGGCGAAGAGTAATGAAGCACTCGGCATGATCGAGTGCAAAGGGTTTGTTTCCCTGGTCGAAGCAGCCGACGCAATGTTGAAAGCGGCGAACGTCGAATTCCTGGGCTGGGACAAGGTCGGCAGCGGTCTGGTCAGCGTGTTCGTCAGCGGCGACGTCGCTGCGGTCAAAGCCGCCACCGACGCCGGTGCGGCAGCCGCCGGACGGATCGGCGAAGTCGTCAGCGTTCAGGTCATCCCACGTCCGCACGACGATTTGAGCAAAGTTCTCAAGACGAGCGCTCCGACGGCCAAGAAGTAG
- the pduL gene encoding phosphate propanoyltransferase: protein MNATQIDRARIESLVRRAIAGGLGTSPARPDSGPANDPPGWVDGKPNLRVSISARHVHLTDEHVEILFGAGSVLEPDKDLYQDGFYAAKQTVMIVGPRRRMLPSVRVLGPTRGASQVELAFTDSISLGIDAPVRHSGHIDGTPGCVLVGPVGSVQLEQGVIRAARHVHMNYFDAEHFGVSNGDMMQLKVTSHDCTTIFDDVLVRADEAAKLEVHIDTDEGNACFLDGASTVELTKGGCGCHQ from the coding sequence ATGAACGCGACTCAAATTGACCGCGCCCGAATCGAATCCCTGGTTCGTCGCGCGATCGCAGGCGGTCTCGGCACATCGCCGGCTCGACCCGACAGTGGCCCTGCAAACGATCCTCCCGGTTGGGTCGACGGTAAACCGAACTTGCGTGTCAGCATTTCCGCGCGGCACGTCCACCTGACCGACGAGCACGTCGAAATCTTGTTCGGTGCCGGTTCGGTGTTGGAACCGGACAAAGACCTTTATCAGGACGGCTTCTACGCGGCCAAGCAGACGGTGATGATCGTCGGTCCGCGGCGTCGGATGTTGCCGAGCGTCCGCGTGCTGGGGCCGACACGCGGCGCCAGCCAAGTCGAATTGGCGTTCACCGATTCGATCTCGCTGGGGATCGATGCACCGGTCCGCCACAGCGGCCACATCGACGGGACGCCCGGATGCGTGCTGGTCGGGCCGGTCGGAAGCGTCCAATTGGAACAGGGCGTGATCCGAGCGGCACGTCACGTGCACATGAATTACTTCGACGCGGAACACTTCGGTGTCTCCAACGGCGACATGATGCAATTGAAAGTCACCAGTCATGATTGCACGACGATCTTTGATGATGTGCTGGTGCGTGCCGACGAGGCGGCCAAGTTAGAAGTCCACATCGACACCGATGAAGGCAACGCGTGTTTCTTGGACGGTGCCTCGACCGTCGAATTAACCAAGGGCGGCTGCGGCTGCCACCAATAG
- a CDS encoding DeoR/GlpR family DNA-binding transcription regulator, which translates to MVRQTGFASLGELAESLSVSESTVRRDLEQLEQSGDVRRTHGGVFWTGESATIRAFEGRKDTTWSVKAAIGAAAAELIEEHDTILLDGGSTTYELARCLVGRRLQVVTNSLPVAHLLSSSDSIDLVTIGGCVRGRTAVAIGPMAESMLRQINVRLAFLSVAGINERGYFNNNMMLVESEKAMLAAADQAYVVTDHTKFGKVSLSHLCRLEDVQGVVTDRGLASQWKKRIDDAGIELVLADNRRDDENGTDPDTDISPDA; encoded by the coding sequence ATGGTTCGCCAAACCGGATTCGCGTCGTTGGGCGAGCTGGCCGAATCGCTTTCGGTCAGCGAGTCGACGGTCCGCCGCGACTTGGAGCAGCTGGAGCAATCCGGCGACGTCCGCCGCACCCACGGCGGCGTGTTTTGGACGGGCGAGAGTGCAACGATCCGGGCGTTCGAAGGCCGCAAGGACACGACGTGGTCGGTCAAGGCCGCGATCGGCGCGGCGGCGGCGGAGCTGATCGAGGAGCACGACACGATCCTGTTGGACGGCGGCAGCACGACCTATGAACTTGCGCGTTGTCTGGTCGGGCGGCGGCTGCAGGTGGTCACCAACAGCTTGCCGGTGGCGCACCTGCTGTCCAGCAGTGACTCGATCGACCTGGTCACGATCGGCGGATGTGTCCGCGGCCGCACGGCGGTGGCGATCGGGCCGATGGCCGAATCGATGTTGCGTCAGATCAACGTTCGACTGGCGTTTTTGTCGGTCGCGGGGATCAACGAGCGCGGCTACTTCAACAACAACATGATGCTGGTCGAAAGCGAGAAAGCGATGCTGGCCGCGGCCGACCAGGCCTACGTGGTCACCGATCACACGAAATTTGGCAAAGTCAGCTTGTCCCATTTGTGCCGGTTGGAGGACGTCCAGGGTGTCGTGACCGACCGCGGTCTGGCTTCGCAGTGGAAAAAGCGGATTGACGACGCCGGCATCGAACTAGTGTTAGCGGACAACCGACGCGACGACGAAAACGGCACCGATCCCGACACAGACATCAGCCCCGACGCGTAG
- a CDS encoding SDR family NAD(P)-dependent oxidoreductase: MTELSGKRAIVSGASLGIGRGIAVELARAGATVAVNYRSNGDQADEVVAECKAAGGDAFKVQADVSVQEEVEAMMRSAIERLGGLDIVVSNAAYSDRHLMLESDMAEFRKTIDVSMWGAFYMVRSGAAELVKAGNGGNIVVISSPHAHLAMPGAMAYNMAKAANDQMARTAACELAQHRIRCNIIHPGWINTPGERKFFSEETLQTESAKLPWKRLGEPCEIGRGVVFLCREESEYITGSTLTIDGGIQLPWRDMFRVEETAATAKPMSDNG; encoded by the coding sequence ATGACTGAATTATCGGGAAAGCGGGCCATTGTCAGCGGGGCGTCACTCGGGATTGGGCGCGGCATCGCGGTTGAACTTGCTCGTGCCGGGGCGACCGTGGCGGTCAACTATCGGTCCAACGGCGACCAGGCCGACGAGGTGGTTGCCGAGTGCAAGGCGGCCGGCGGGGATGCGTTCAAGGTCCAAGCGGACGTTTCGGTCCAGGAAGAGGTCGAGGCGATGATGCGGTCGGCGATCGAGCGTCTGGGCGGGCTGGACATCGTGGTCAGCAATGCCGCCTACAGCGACCGGCACCTGATGCTGGAATCGGACATGGCGGAATTTCGCAAGACGATCGACGTCAGCATGTGGGGCGCGTTCTACATGGTTCGATCGGGCGCGGCCGAACTGGTCAAAGCCGGCAACGGCGGCAACATCGTCGTCATCAGCAGCCCTCATGCGCATTTGGCGATGCCCGGCGCGATGGCCTACAACATGGCCAAGGCGGCGAACGACCAAATGGCGCGGACGGCCGCCTGTGAGTTGGCCCAGCACCGGATCCGATGCAACATCATTCACCCCGGCTGGATCAACACGCCGGGAGAACGAAAGTTCTTTTCCGAAGAGACGCTGCAAACCGAGTCGGCCAAGCTGCCCTGGAAGCGACTCGGCGAGCCCTGTGAAATCGGCCGCGGCGTCGTGTTCCTGTGTCGCGAGGAAAGCGAGTACATCACCGGCAGCACGTTGACGATCGACGGCGGGATCCAGTTGCCCTGGCGTGACATGTTCCGCGTCGAAGAGACGGCGGCGACGGCCAAGCCGATGTCGGACAACGGTTGA
- a CDS encoding sulfatase-like hydrolase/transferase: MSPRLLLHRITTLAVLVVATLATPLLRAESTTRPNVLLILTDDQGWGDLGTHDNPIISTPALDRLAGESVRLNRFYVSPVCAPTRAALLTGRYPERTGVAGVTSRREVMRAGETTIAERFRDAGYATGCFGKWHNGAQMPLHPNGQGFEEFFGFCGGHFNLYDDPILERNGIPVRTEGYITDVLTDAAIEFLKTPRDQPFFCYVPYNAPHGPFQVRQDLFDKYDTGEISEKTAAVYAMVENIDDNVARLLGTLEQSGKTNDTIVLFLTDNGPNGKRFNGGMRGAKGSVHEGGCRVPCFIRWPEKVQPRTIQQITGHIDLLPTLAQWCDVPLDDSAKLDGKSLVNLIRDGADPALADRSILTYRPNQSQLKKFGKAAVRTNQYRLTIENGKAALFDMTTDPGQESNIADQHPETTERLKSEIKVYVDSINDSITSTRHVPVTKQRPTFIPSVDAQLTGNPGFADGISWAHSWVDNWTAATDKVSWPVDIAQSGRYQITLHYVCDAKDVTVAASIADQKISSTLRRFKSESVVRPDRDSQATPRRMLYFTQQSLGMVNLDAGKATLQVSRQSDGPMIELGGVTITSADVPAKDQFHLFLLAGQSNMAGRGIVTPADRVPDPRILMLDREGNWVPATDPLHFDKSIAGVGLGRGFARRYAAEHPDVTVGLVPCAVGGSPIAAWAPGGYHPQTKTHPYDDALARIQTAMASGTFKGILWHQGESDCKPGLAEAYKANLIDVFGRFRSHVGETTPIIIGGLAQRDAPKWTEDRKRVDQAHREVAAELPACALVESTGLTLKSDNVHFDRQSLLEFGRRYAEALAEIREEK, encoded by the coding sequence ATGTCCCCGCGTCTTTTGCTCCATCGAATCACGACACTCGCCGTTCTCGTCGTCGCGACCCTGGCCACTCCGTTGCTGAGGGCCGAATCAACCACTCGCCCGAACGTCCTGCTGATCTTGACCGATGACCAGGGTTGGGGCGACTTGGGAACCCATGACAATCCGATCATTTCGACGCCGGCGTTGGACCGATTGGCTGGCGAAAGCGTTCGGCTGAACCGGTTTTATGTCTCGCCGGTGTGTGCCCCCACGCGGGCCGCCCTGCTGACCGGACGGTACCCCGAACGCACCGGTGTGGCCGGCGTCACCAGTCGCCGCGAAGTCATGCGTGCGGGCGAAACCACCATCGCGGAGCGGTTTCGCGATGCCGGCTATGCGACCGGGTGCTTCGGCAAATGGCACAACGGCGCCCAAATGCCGCTGCACCCCAACGGCCAAGGGTTCGAAGAATTTTTCGGATTCTGTGGCGGCCACTTTAACCTGTATGACGACCCGATCCTGGAACGAAACGGCATCCCCGTCCGAACCGAGGGCTACATCACCGACGTGCTGACCGATGCGGCGATCGAATTTCTCAAGACACCTCGCGACCAGCCGTTCTTCTGCTACGTGCCGTACAACGCACCGCACGGACCGTTCCAAGTCCGCCAGGACCTGTTCGACAAGTACGACACCGGAGAGATTTCCGAGAAGACCGCGGCGGTCTACGCGATGGTCGAAAACATCGACGACAACGTCGCGCGATTGCTGGGCACGCTGGAACAGTCGGGAAAAACGAACGACACCATCGTCTTGTTCTTGACCGACAACGGCCCCAACGGAAAACGATTCAACGGCGGTATGCGCGGCGCCAAAGGCAGCGTGCACGAAGGCGGATGCCGCGTGCCCTGCTTCATCCGCTGGCCGGAAAAGGTCCAACCACGAACCATCCAGCAGATCACCGGCCACATCGACCTATTGCCAACACTCGCCCAGTGGTGCGATGTCCCGCTGGATGACTCAGCAAAGCTGGACGGCAAGAGCCTGGTGAATTTGATTCGTGACGGCGCCGACCCGGCACTGGCCGACCGATCGATCTTGACCTACCGCCCGAACCAATCGCAGCTTAAAAAGTTCGGTAAAGCCGCCGTTCGTACCAATCAATATCGATTGACCATCGAAAACGGTAAGGCGGCGCTGTTCGACATGACCACCGATCCTGGCCAAGAATCCAACATCGCCGATCAGCACCCGGAAACGACCGAGCGTTTGAAATCCGAGATCAAGGTTTATGTCGATTCCATCAACGACAGCATCACGTCGACGCGACACGTACCGGTCACCAAACAACGACCGACCTTCATCCCATCGGTCGACGCACAATTGACCGGCAACCCGGGATTTGCCGACGGTATCAGCTGGGCGCACAGCTGGGTCGACAACTGGACCGCCGCAACCGACAAGGTCTCTTGGCCGGTCGACATCGCCCAATCCGGCCGCTACCAAATCACGCTGCACTACGTTTGCGACGCCAAAGACGTGACCGTCGCCGCGTCGATCGCCGATCAAAAGATCTCGTCGACGCTGCGACGATTCAAATCCGAATCGGTGGTACGCCCCGACCGGGATTCCCAGGCCACTCCCCGCCGCATGCTGTACTTCACGCAGCAGTCGCTCGGCATGGTGAACCTCGACGCGGGAAAAGCGACGCTTCAAGTATCGCGTCAAAGCGACGGCCCGATGATCGAACTCGGCGGCGTGACGATCACCAGCGCCGACGTGCCGGCAAAGGACCAGTTCCACCTGTTCCTGTTGGCCGGGCAATCCAACATGGCCGGCCGCGGAATCGTCACCCCGGCCGACCGCGTCCCCGATCCGAGAATTCTGATGCTCGACCGCGAGGGGAATTGGGTGCCCGCGACCGACCCGCTGCATTTCGACAAATCGATCGCCGGCGTGGGACTTGGCCGAGGTTTCGCAAGACGCTACGCCGCCGAACACCCCGACGTCACCGTCGGACTGGTCCCCTGTGCGGTCGGCGGATCGCCCATCGCCGCCTGGGCACCCGGCGGATATCACCCCCAAACCAAAACTCATCCCTATGACGATGCCCTGGCGCGAATCCAAACGGCGATGGCCAGCGGAACGTTCAAAGGCATCCTGTGGCATCAAGGCGAATCGGATTGCAAACCCGGGCTGGCCGAGGCCTACAAAGCGAACCTGATCGACGTGTTTGGTCGATTCCGCAGTCACGTCGGCGAGACGACTCCGATCATCATCGGCGGGCTGGCGCAGCGCGACGCGCCGAAATGGACGGAAGATCGAAAGCGAGTCGACCAGGCTCATCGCGAAGTCGCTGCGGAGCTGCCGGCGTGCGCGCTGGTCGAGTCGACCGGGCTGACGCTTAAAAGCGATAACGTTCACTTCGACCGACAATCGCTGCTGGAATTCGGTCGGCGTTACGCAGAGGCGCTCGCGGAGATCCGAGAAGAGAAGTAG
- a CDS encoding SMI1/KNR4 family protein, translating to MKKKILELLPYLGLETVEPYDDASRQSCFGQLKGNIPKDVEAFYSITDGGEIPSIECRFYGLDEALELAEEIREMQTSLPLLPVFEASGEASDPCCVLLGEGLAGTIVQLCHDVGSRVHAPSFLDFLTAITETEEGPLAASDHKFCFPKRLTKKEKLIALKLLDLSSEPVDPDSPCVNAEYEPELLIALAQSMTTPQAMPELFDPLDLKDGRARHKAAVNLYYCETPAANAKLENYCRVMNDFARSLRQALASDGHKLSLKNADGIVPTTWLVYRNRQVLVDDVYSTAASPKCWEPMRQWIQEMDELLGKFED from the coding sequence ATGAAAAAAAAGATCCTCGAGCTATTGCCCTACCTAGGCTTGGAAACGGTTGAACCCTACGACGACGCGAGCCGACAATCCTGTTTTGGGCAACTGAAGGGCAACATTCCGAAGGACGTCGAGGCCTTCTACTCCATCACCGACGGAGGTGAGATACCATCGATCGAATGTCGGTTCTATGGCTTGGACGAGGCTTTGGAGCTTGCAGAGGAAATCAGAGAAATGCAAACTTCGCTGCCCTTGCTGCCGGTTTTTGAGGCATCTGGAGAGGCGTCCGATCCGTGCTGTGTGTTGCTAGGGGAAGGTTTGGCTGGAACGATCGTCCAGCTTTGCCATGACGTCGGCTCGCGCGTTCATGCGCCAAGCTTTCTTGATTTTTTGACAGCGATCACGGAGACCGAGGAAGGGCCGCTTGCCGCATCCGACCATAAGTTTTGCTTTCCAAAGCGTCTGACAAAGAAAGAGAAACTGATCGCATTGAAACTCCTTGACCTATCCTCGGAGCCGGTTGATCCCGATTCGCCCTGTGTGAATGCAGAATACGAACCCGAGCTTTTGATCGCTTTGGCGCAAAGCATGACAACGCCCCAAGCGATGCCCGAGTTGTTCGACCCGCTTGACCTAAAGGACGGAAGGGCCCGCCACAAAGCTGCGGTAAATCTTTACTACTGTGAGACGCCGGCGGCCAATGCGAAGCTTGAGAACTACTGCAGGGTGATGAATGACTTTGCTCGGTCACTGCGGCAAGCCCTTGCGAGCGATGGGCATAAACTCTCATTAAAGAATGCGGACGGCATTGTGCCCACGACTTGGCTGGTCTACCGAAACCGCCAAGTTCTAGTGGATGATGTTTATTCGACGGCGGCTTCGCCGAAATGCTGGGAACCGATGCGTCAATGGATTCAAGAGATGGATGAGCTGCTCGGAAAGTTCGAGGATTGA
- a CDS encoding DUF2267 domain-containing protein translates to MAGKVVYQNVHGIEECFIIADDEPGDQSGSSKALHRPHKNVPALAATVQKTKHWIKALMRELQWEDARKAYHGLCVVLHVLRDRLTIHETADLASELPMLLRGMFYEGWQPDHVPVKDRSKAAFLTHVSEGFPNDPEVDAERLTRAVLSVLARRVSEGEINDIRAVIPESLRELFPKR, encoded by the coding sequence ATGGCTGGCAAAGTCGTCTATCAGAACGTGCACGGTATCGAGGAGTGTTTCATCATCGCCGACGATGAACCCGGCGATCAATCTGGCAGTTCCAAGGCGTTACACCGTCCGCACAAGAACGTTCCCGCACTCGCCGCGACGGTTCAAAAGACGAAGCATTGGATCAAAGCATTGATGCGGGAATTGCAATGGGAGGATGCACGCAAGGCGTATCACGGTCTGTGCGTGGTGTTGCACGTGCTGCGCGACCGCTTGACCATCCACGAGACCGCTGATTTGGCCTCCGAGTTGCCGATGCTGCTGCGCGGGATGTTCTACGAAGGCTGGCAACCGGACCATGTTCCTGTCAAGGATCGCTCCAAAGCCGCGTTTTTGACGCATGTTTCCGAAGGCTTTCCGAACGATCCCGAGGTGGATGCGGAGCGGTTGACACGCGCCGTGCTGAGCGTCCTGGCCCGCCGCGTCAGCGAAGGAGAGATCAACGACATCCGAGCGGTCATCCCCGAGTCGCTGCGCGAACTGTTTCCTAAACGTTGA
- a CDS encoding MarR family winged helix-turn-helix transcriptional regulator gives MEPNKAKSLADEIGKRGPFASLQQETYLNLLRTSTQLHRAFVQLFESVGISDSQYNVLRILQGTGKPMQIYQIGQHMITPQADISRLIDRLAKAELVKRARCDEDRRVVWIQLAPKGRAALKKLAKPLEKLHQTQFRHLSDQDLATLNELLFRARQSEP, from the coding sequence ATGGAACCGAATAAGGCAAAATCGTTGGCGGACGAGATCGGCAAACGCGGTCCGTTTGCCAGTTTGCAGCAGGAGACGTACCTGAACCTGTTGCGGACGTCGACGCAATTGCACCGTGCGTTCGTTCAGCTGTTTGAATCGGTCGGGATTTCCGATTCCCAGTACAACGTGCTGCGAATCCTGCAGGGAACAGGCAAGCCGATGCAGATTTACCAGATCGGCCAACACATGATCACGCCCCAGGCGGACATCTCGCGTCTGATCGATCGTTTGGCCAAAGCAGAACTGGTCAAACGAGCACGCTGCGACGAAGACCGCCGGGTGGTCTGGATCCAGTTGGCTCCGAAAGGGCGCGCGGCACTGAAAAAACTGGCCAAACCGCTGGAGAAACTGCATCAGACGCAATTTCGGCACCTTTCCGATCAGGATCTGGCGACGTTGAACGAGTTGTTGTTTCGCGCCCGGCAGAGCGAGCCTTGA
- a CDS encoding pirin family protein produces the protein MTNPTTNVRQPKRITTSRPLVEGAGVHLHRGFGFGETEPFDPFLLFDDFRNEDPERYVNGFPWHPHRGIETITYVLAGTVDHADSLGNSGQLATGDIQWMTAGSGIMHQEMPHGDAEGRMHGFQLWANLPAKHKMTKPRYQDISAKDVPVVVEDDGTSVRVLCGDFWGKRGPVEGVAADPRYLDISLPPNTTRSIPIETTRHAFAYVFAGSVRFKDASDPRDVRVEDPMNHGQSLAEFAGNRSLVLFDQGDSIRVQSGEEGGRFLLVSGEPIKEPVAWRGPIVMNTQEEIQQAWRELKEGSFIKS, from the coding sequence ATGACCAATCCAACGACCAACGTGCGACAACCCAAACGCATCACCACGTCGCGACCGCTGGTGGAGGGTGCCGGTGTTCATCTGCATCGCGGGTTCGGTTTCGGCGAAACAGAACCGTTTGACCCTTTCCTGCTATTCGATGACTTTCGCAACGAAGACCCCGAGCGGTACGTCAACGGGTTCCCCTGGCATCCGCATCGCGGGATCGAGACGATCACGTATGTCTTGGCCGGAACGGTCGACCACGCCGACAGCTTGGGCAACAGCGGACAGCTGGCGACGGGCGATATCCAGTGGATGACGGCCGGCAGCGGGATCATGCATCAAGAAATGCCGCACGGGGACGCCGAAGGTCGGATGCACGGGTTTCAACTGTGGGCCAATCTTCCGGCCAAGCACAAGATGACCAAGCCACGCTATCAAGACATCAGCGCCAAGGATGTCCCGGTGGTGGTGGAGGACGACGGCACGAGTGTGCGAGTGCTGTGCGGAGATTTTTGGGGCAAACGCGGTCCGGTCGAAGGTGTCGCTGCCGATCCCCGCTACCTGGACATCAGTTTGCCCCCGAACACGACGCGATCGATTCCGATCGAAACGACGCGCCATGCGTTCGCGTACGTGTTTGCCGGATCGGTGCGGTTCAAAGACGCGTCGGATCCGCGTGACGTGCGGGTCGAAGACCCGATGAACCACGGCCAATCGTTAGCCGAGTTTGCGGGAAATCGTTCGCTGGTGTTGTTCGACCAAGGCGATTCGATTCGCGTGCAGTCGGGCGAGGAAGGCGGCAGGTTCTTGCTGGTTTCCGGCGAACCGATCAAGGAGCCGGTCGCCTGGCGCGGCCCGATCGTGATGAACACGCAAGAGGAAATCCAGCAGGCGTGGCGTGAACTGAAAGAAGGATCTTTCATCAAGTCATGA
- a CDS encoding YceI family protein produces the protein MKFFATLMTVSVLSLAVQQPSVLGQSPAAAAPTTYKIDNDHTSVQFKISHLGISWVHGRFNETSGKFTMDADQVMTSIELTMQVKSVDTKNEKRDAHLRSPDFFDAERFPEITFESTAIKPSDKGLDVTGIVTLHGQTRPLSFVLVGGDKAEFPEGVHRTGYTTAFTLKRSDFGMKTMLGPVGDEVRAEVSFEGIRQ, from the coding sequence ATGAAATTCTTCGCGACCCTGATGACCGTTTCAGTGCTCAGCTTGGCCGTTCAGCAACCGAGTGTCTTGGGACAATCGCCGGCGGCGGCAGCGCCAACGACCTACAAGATCGACAATGACCACACCAGCGTCCAGTTCAAGATCTCGCACCTGGGGATCAGCTGGGTTCACGGCCGATTCAATGAAACGTCGGGCAAGTTCACGATGGACGCCGATCAGGTGATGACGTCGATTGAGCTGACGATGCAAGTGAAAAGCGTCGACACCAAGAACGAGAAACGAGACGCCCATTTGCGTTCGCCGGATTTCTTTGACGCCGAACGGTTTCCCGAAATCACCTTCGAAAGCACCGCGATCAAGCCGTCCGACAAGGGGCTGGACGTGACCGGAATCGTCACGCTTCACGGCCAAACCCGCCCGCTTTCGTTTGTGCTGGTCGGGGGTGACAAGGCTGAATTCCCCGAAGGCGTTCATCGCACCGGGTACACGACGGCCTTCACGCTCAAGCGGAGCGATTTCGGGATGAAAACAATGCTCGGCCCCGTCGGGGATGAAGTCCGCGCCGAAGTCAGCTTTGAAGGCATCCGGCAGTAA
- a CDS encoding isochorismatase family protein has translation MAEFNGLLDPEDTVMLLIDHQSGLFNTVRDVPIPDLRNYVIALAKTATLLNIPVITTASVPDGPNGPLIPEIDQYAPHAQYVPRTGQINAWDNPPFVEAIEKTGRKTLIIAGTLTSVCMAFPAVSAVQAGYKVYCVVDASGNWSKMATDTTIARVAQAGAIPTDTFAMVAELMRTWNRAEGSRFAQILADHVCPEYKCLIESFQKAQKVVEDGPETNLDKYQ, from the coding sequence ATGGCTGAATTCAATGGACTGCTCGACCCCGAAGACACCGTGATGCTGCTGATCGACCATCAGAGCGGGCTGTTCAACACGGTACGGGACGTGCCCATTCCCGATCTCCGCAACTACGTGATCGCGTTGGCAAAGACGGCGACGTTGCTGAACATCCCCGTCATCACCACCGCCTCGGTGCCGGACGGACCGAACGGGCCGTTGATCCCCGAGATCGACCAGTACGCCCCGCACGCCCAATACGTTCCTCGCACCGGCCAGATCAACGCCTGGGACAACCCACCGTTTGTCGAAGCGATTGAAAAAACGGGACGCAAGACGTTGATCATCGCTGGAACCTTGACCAGCGTTTGCATGGCATTCCCAGCCGTCAGCGCCGTGCAAGCCGGCTACAAGGTCTATTGCGTCGTGGACGCATCGGGTAACTGGAGCAAAATGGCGACCGACACCACGATCGCCCGCGTGGCACAGGCCGGAGCGATCCCGACGGACACCTTCGCCATGGTGGCCGAATTGATGCGAACCTGGAATCGCGCCGAAGGCTCGCGGTTCGCACAAATCCTGGCCGATCACGTCTGCCCGGAGTACAAGTGCCTGATCGAAAGTTTCCAGAAAGCCCAAAAGGTCGTCGAAGACGGCCCCGAAACGAATCTGGACAAGTACCAGTAG